In Perca flavescens isolate YP-PL-M2 chromosome 7, PFLA_1.0, whole genome shotgun sequence, the following proteins share a genomic window:
- the cttnbp2nlb gene encoding CTTNBP2 N-terminal like b has translation MRDEKMNVEALSRAELLTLLSVLEGELEAQDVVIHALRAQHRDAFVQERYGQYDLSDPFLALQRDSESAERQNTLTQPHTHLQGRAVGPNPLAVLKLVMAHCKKMQERMMGQLAAAESRHRRMIADLEEEKRRRAQESAQSDDFTFMLQTQKDKLLQQLEVERATVRKLEKEQAQAVSRVEESLSQQQQLSSTLTLELQKASSQAQEEAHKVSQLRTLLQEETSALEKLRGVLEDKKSRAVQLEARSERQLAEFDTEREQLKARISKEEERSRELERQLEELRKRLAETGGGKEEGKEAVTEVTDSLSEMMVVSTSVQTEPDEKTTITPTSSSLSKVNGHYTPKETEPTQEGRGAENGGVVENGGGALLHSPLHPHPHPHPHPHSPSSTASSSLSSSPISSPVLAKRLGSPGFHQSSYQAGVNQRFQAARHKFQSQAELEQQQYGGPLSPRDLSPTTSSIPPPLEHSSAKQLARNTVTQVLSRFTSQQSGVKLAPISSSPFGTDYRNIAASPPGVRSPSSGPLSPGIRSPLTPRSERTHPPPIPPKKPGMSPTPGSPSHSARTSLFPELTGNCGHSNSGLEGANEPDLVLSSSS, from the exons ATGAGG GATGAGAAGATGAACGTGGAGGCTCTAAGCAGAGCAGAGCTGCTGACTCTTCTCAGTGTCCTGGAGGGAGAGCTGGAAGCCCAGGATGTGGTCATACATGCCCTGAGG GCTCAGCACAGAGATGCTTTCGTCCAGGAGCGTTATGGCCAGTACGACCTCAGCGATCCATTCCTGGCCCTGCAGCGGGACAGCGAGTCTGCGGAGCGCCAGAACACTCTCacccagccacacacacacctgcagggCCGGGCGGTGGGCCCAAACCCTCTGGCTGTGCTTAAACTGGTTATGGCTCACTGCAAGAAGATGCAGGAGAGGATGATGGGACAGCTGGctgctgcagagagcagacacAGGAGG ATGATAGCTGATCTGGAGGAGGAGAAGCGACGGCGTGCCCAGGAGTCTGCGCAGAGTGATGATTTCACCTTCATGCTGcagacacaaaaagacaaacTGCTGCAACAG TTGGAAGTGGAGCGTGCAACAGTGCGGAAGTTAGAGAAGGAACAAGCACAGGCAGTGAGCCGGGTAGAGGAGTCACTGTCCCAGCAGCAACAGCTCTCCTCGACCCTGACTCTGGAGCTCCAGAAAGCCAGTAGCCAGGCTCAGGAGGAGGCTCACAAGGTCTCTCAACTCCGCACCTTGCTCCAAGAGGAGACCAGTGCCCTGGAGAAGCTCCGGGGGGTTCTTGAAGATAAGAAGAGCAGGGCAGTCCAGCTAGAGGCCAGGTCTGAGAGGCAGCTGGCTGAGTTTGACACCGAACGAGAGCAGTTGAAAGCCAGGATTagcaaagaggaagagaggagtaGGGAGCTGGAGAGACAGCTGGAGGAGCTGAGGAAGAGGTTGGCTGAAACTGGAGGAGGCAAAGAAGAGGGAAAGGAGGCTGTGACAGAGGTGACAGACTCACTTTCCGAGATGATGGTGGTGTCCACCTCTGTTCAGACAGAGCCGGATGAAAAAACAACTATTACTCCTACATCCTCCTCCCTGTCAAAGGTCAATGGCCATTACACTCCTAAAGAGACAGAACCGACACAGGAGGGCAGAGGAGCAGAAAACGGAGGGGTGGTAGAGAATGGGGGAGGAGCACTTTTGCATTCCCCTCTTCACCCGCATCCTCACCCTCACCCTCACCCTCACTCTCCCTCTAGCACAGcctcctcttccctctcctcttccccCATTTCCTCCCCCGTTCTTGCCAAGCGTCTGGGCAGCCCAGGCTTCCATCAGTCTTCCTACCAGGCCGGTGTCAACCAGCGATTCCAGGCTGCTAGGCACAAGTTCCAGAGCCAGGCTGAGCTAGAGCAGCAGCAGTATGGTGGCCCTCTTTCCCCCAGGGACCTCTCCCCCACCACCTCTTCCATCCCTCCCCCTCTAGAGCACAGCTCGGCAAAGCAGCTGGCCCGCAACACTGTCACTCAGGTGCTGTCCCGCTTTACCAGCCAGCAGTCTGGCGTCAAGCTGGCGCCAATTAGCAGCTCGCCATTCGGTACAGACTACCGCAATATAGCCGCATCTCCTCCTGGGGTTAGGTCGCCTTCCTCAGGGCCTCTATCTCCGGGCATCCGCTCCCCTCTCACTCCTCGCTCCGAGAGGACCCATCCTCCTCCGATCCCTCCCAAGAAGCCTGGCATGAGTCCAACTCCAGGCTCCCCAAGTCACTCTGCTCGGACCAGCCTCTTTCCAGAGCTGACAGGTAACTGTGGACACAGCAACAGTGGGCTGGAAGGAGCCAATGAGCCAGACCTGGTTTTATCTTCTAGCAGTTAA